The sequence TATACGGTGCTCGGCCCCTGGCTGGTGACGGCTGACGAATTGACAGATCCGGGAACGCTCGATTTTTCCATCTCGGTCAACGGGGAAATCCGGCAAAACTCGAACACCGGCGATTTAATTTTGGGTGTTCAGCAGCTGATCGAATTTGCCTCATCGTTTTATACATTGCAACCCGGCGACGTGATCATCACCGGCACCCCCGAAGGTGTTTCCCCGATTCTGCCAGGCGATATTATGGTGGCGCGCATGGACGGCATCGGCGAGATGACAGTCGCGGTACGCGCCGCGGACAACGGCAACCGAGTGTCACATGCTTGACCAACCATTTTTGTCCGACGAACTGGTTCAGAAAAGACAAGATCTCTACAGTCGTCTAGATCAGGTGGCAACCGCGCCGCTGTGGTCTGTCATGTCCAAGCTGGTGACCGCCACACCGCAACCTGCCTCGGTTCCTGCTGTCTGGAGCTATCAGGTGATGCGTCGCCTGCTGCTCGAAGCGGGAGGATTGATTTCCGCCAAGGAGGCTGAGCGTCGCGTTTTGATTTTGGAGAACCCTGGCATACGTGGTATGTCTCAAATCACCCAAAGCCTGTATGCGGGTCTGCAAATGATATTGCCGGGGGAGATTGCCCCCAGCCACCGGCACGCCGCGTCCGCGCTGCGCTTTGTCATCGAAGGTGAGGGTGGGTATACTGCCGTCGATGGCGAGCGCATCACGATGCATCCCGGTGACTTCATTATTACGCCATCCTGGACGTTCCACGATCACGGGAATAACGGCGATACCCCGGTCATCTGGCTCGACGGTTTGGATGTCCCCATGGTCAACCTGTTCGATGCCAGCTTTGCGCAAGGGTACCCTGGCGGAGAAGTGCAGGCATTAACACGGCCGGAGAACGATGCCAGCGCCCGTTATAGTCAAGGCCTGGCAC is a genomic window of Glaciimonas sp. PAMC28666 containing:
- the gtdA gene encoding gentisate 1,2-dioxygenase, which codes for MLDQPFLSDELVQKRQDLYSRLDQVATAPLWSVMSKLVTATPQPASVPAVWSYQVMRRLLLEAGGLISAKEAERRVLILENPGIRGMSQITQSLYAGLQMILPGEIAPSHRHAASALRFVIEGEGGYTAVDGERITMHPGDFIITPSWTFHDHGNNGDTPVIWLDGLDVPMVNLFDASFAQGYPGGEVQALTRPENDASARYSQGLAPVEYVHTSTSSPLFHYPYSTARAALDTLYRNGPVNPWHGVKLQYINPTTGGPAMPTMGAFIQLYQAGFVSRPYRSTDASVFCVKQGSGVSHIGGTLVPWEAGDVFMVPSWSAVIHEVQQDAVLFSFSDRPAQKVLGLWREEQMETTL